In Synechococcus sp. RS9909, one genomic interval encodes:
- a CDS encoding GNAT family N-acetyltransferase produces MSGYQPPELLAARHQLAGFRCRSEEQTAWLVETARQAHGTGTTRVFVVTAVDQRHVVAYYAWCMASVATQPIALLARLGVDERHEGHGLGAALLLDVIARVASLGEAIGCRGLLVHAESEEARSFYEHRIPEFERSPTDPLHLLLPLKDIRRTLGALLR; encoded by the coding sequence ATGAGCGGCTACCAACCGCCAGAGCTGCTGGCGGCCCGTCACCAGCTCGCAGGCTTTCGCTGCCGATCGGAAGAGCAGACAGCCTGGCTGGTTGAGACGGCTCGGCAGGCCCATGGCACCGGTACCACCCGTGTGTTTGTGGTCACCGCAGTGGATCAGCGGCATGTGGTCGCCTACTACGCCTGGTGCATGGCGAGCGTGGCGACCCAGCCCATCGCCTTGCTGGCTCGTCTGGGGGTCGACGAACGCCATGAAGGCCACGGCCTTGGCGCTGCCCTGTTGCTGGATGTGATCGCCCGAGTCGCCAGCCTGGGCGAGGCGATCGGCTGCCGTGGCTTGCTGGTCCATGCCGAGTCTGAGGAAGCCCGGAGCTTCTACGAGCACCGGATCCCGGAGTTCGAGCGTTCACCCACCGATCCGCTGCACCTGCTGCTGCCGCTCAAGGACATCCGCCGCACCCTGGGCGCGTTGCTCCGGTGA
- a CDS encoding virulence factor, protein MYAVAFDLVVSETEKHHPKGITQAYTEIASVLGEHGFSRVQGSLYVSSNEDMANLFLAIQALRSRSWFPKSVRDIRAFRIEQWSDFTAVVKS, encoded by the coding sequence ATGTATGCGGTCGCCTTTGACTTGGTTGTCAGCGAAACCGAGAAGCATCACCCCAAGGGGATTACACAGGCCTACACGGAAATTGCATCGGTCCTTGGGGAGCATGGTTTCAGCCGCGTGCAAGGAAGCCTCTATGTCTCTAGCAATGAAGACATGGCAAATCTATTCCTCGCGATTCAAGCTTTGAGAAGCAGGTCGTGGTTCCCGAAATCCGTGCGTGATATTCGCGCATTCCGAATTGAACAATGGTCTGATTTTACGGCTGTCGTGAAGAGCTGA
- a CDS encoding transposase produces MRRYSEAVKADVRRRMSPPQRQSVAQISEELGIHVVTLYNWRKAWRLQGEVVPASEKEPEGWSAADKFTVVMETAGLNATELSAYCRERGLFPEQVERWRQAAQDANEKPVLTLKEQKELEKLRAQDQREIKALKKELQRKEKAMAEMAALLVLRKKWEAFCSEDAEG; encoded by the coding sequence ATGCGTCGTTACAGCGAGGCTGTAAAGGCTGACGTGAGGAGGCGAATGAGCCCACCGCAGCGGCAAAGCGTGGCCCAGATCTCCGAGGAGCTGGGCATTCACGTGGTGACCCTTTACAACTGGAGGAAGGCATGGCGGTTGCAGGGAGAGGTGGTGCCGGCATCCGAGAAGGAACCAGAGGGCTGGAGCGCTGCCGATAAGTTCACGGTGGTGATGGAGACGGCTGGCTTGAACGCCACCGAACTCAGTGCCTACTGCCGAGAGCGAGGCCTGTTTCCTGAGCAGGTGGAGCGTTGGCGGCAGGCGGCCCAGGATGCCAATGAAAAGCCAGTGCTGACCTTGAAAGAGCAGAAGGAGCTGGAAAAGCTCCGCGCCCAGGACCAACGGGAGATCAAAGCCCTCAAGAAGGAGCTGCAGCGCAAAGAGAAGGCCATGGCGGAGATGGCGGCCCTGCTGGTGCTGCGAAAAAAGTGGGAAGCCTTCTGTTCGGAGGACGCGGAAGGCTGA
- a CDS encoding CmcI family methyltransferase, whose product MTTFLKPGAIDPEIIQQVRSHADGVDRVLVSLDSNHTHEHVLAELNAYADLVSVGSYCIVFDTVVEDLPAGSFPDRPWDVGNNPKTAVHEWLKTHLEFVIDKDIDNKLLISVAPDGYLKRVG is encoded by the coding sequence GTGACAACTTTCCTGAAACCGGGGGCGATCGACCCCGAGATCATCCAACAGGTGCGAAGCCATGCCGATGGCGTCGATCGGGTGCTGGTGTCCTTGGATTCCAACCACACGCATGAGCACGTGCTCGCTGAACTGAATGCGTACGCCGATCTGGTGTCCGTTGGCAGCTACTGCATCGTGTTTGACACCGTGGTGGAAGACCTACCTGCCGGCTCCTTCCCCGATCGCCCCTGGGACGTCGGCAACAACCCCAAAACAGCCGTTCATGAATGGCTGAAGACCCATCTCGAGTTTGTGATCGACAAGGACATCGACAACAAGCTGTTGATTAGCGTAGCGCCGGATGGGTATTTGAAGAGGGTTGGGTAG
- a CDS encoding type II toxin-antitoxin system HicB family antitoxin has translation MSTAAAQRPTAILHREEEVVVAECPEVGTVSQGDTVEEALANLREATELFLEECPQPALAPRLLTTFEVSVA, from the coding sequence ATGAGCACAGCCGCCGCCCAACGACCCACGGCGATCCTTCACCGCGAGGAGGAGGTGGTCGTGGCCGAGTGCCCGGAGGTCGGCACCGTGAGCCAAGGCGACACCGTGGAAGAAGCCCTGGCCAACCTGCGGGAGGCCACCGAACTGTTCCTGGAGGAGTGTCCGCAGCCGGCGTTGGCGCCAAGGCTACTCACCACCTTTGAGGTGAGCGTTGCCTAA
- a CDS encoding type II toxin-antitoxin system RelE/ParE family toxin, which yields MGGGARCAARCGCWSLSNSRSALKGEFEGLRRLRVGRYRVVYEWQRSDPVILVVRIGHRRRVYR from the coding sequence CTGGGCGGAGGTGCGCGATGCGCTGCTCGCTGCGGATGCTGGTCGCTGAGCAACAGCCGTTCAGCGCTCAAGGGTGAATTCGAAGGATTGCGGCGCTTACGGGTGGGCCGTTACCGCGTGGTCTACGAATGGCAACGCAGCGACCCGGTGATCCTGGTGGTGCGCATCGGCCATCGTCGCAGGGTCTATCGCTGA
- a CDS encoding DUF1778 domain-containing protein: protein MTSTKPQGHRPAKTSRIELRATEDDRDLLDRAAAALGTDRSSFLLAQGRLAAQRVLADREQFVLDADGQKEWERINSRPARNLPGLALLLQRRSPFVTPVEDQPEA from the coding sequence TTGACCAGCACCAAGCCCCAGGGTCACCGGCCGGCCAAGACCAGCCGAATCGAGCTGCGGGCCACAGAAGACGACCGCGACCTTCTGGATCGGGCCGCTGCGGCCCTCGGCACCGACCGCAGTTCCTTCCTGCTCGCTCAGGGGCGCCTGGCGGCCCAGCGGGTGCTGGCCGACCGGGAGCAGTTCGTGCTCGATGCCGACGGCCAAAAAGAATGGGAGCGGATCAATAGCCGCCCGGCCCGCAACCTGCCGGGGCTGGCGCTCCTGCTGCAGCGGCGGTCGCCCTTTGTCACTCCAGTGGAGGATCAGCCCGAGGCATGA
- a CDS encoding DUF2283 domain-containing protein, translated as MKIRYFPDTDTLHIELADRVSSSSEAMSDNLIIDFDELGKPVGVTLEHYSQISDSSTIETLLPIHPMLQPA; from the coding sequence ATGAAAATCCGTTACTTCCCGGATACCGACACCCTCCATATCGAGCTGGCCGATCGAGTGAGCAGCAGTTCAGAAGCGATGAGCGACAACTTGATCATCGACTTCGATGAGCTAGGCAAGCCGGTCGGCGTGACTCTCGAGCACTACTCCCAGATCAGTGACAGCAGCACGATCGAGACCCTGCTGCCGATCCACCCGATGCTGCAGCCGGCCTGA
- a CDS encoding type II toxin-antitoxin system YhaV family toxin, which translates to MADEAAPAVVVINGWRVFAHPLFLDQLEALITDVEALRRKDPQGYGSKATSKHLAAITRLMLHDIPQDPSRKEFQQGSTLGAEHRHWRRAKFFQQYRLFFRFHSRSKVIVLAWVNDQQTKRAYGSKSDAYRVFQAMLASGHPPNDWDSQLQEAAGSTGRFQQLTAES; encoded by the coding sequence ATGGCGGATGAAGCCGCCCCGGCGGTTGTCGTGATCAACGGCTGGCGTGTGTTTGCGCATCCGCTATTTCTCGATCAGCTGGAGGCGCTGATCACGGATGTGGAGGCACTCCGCCGCAAGGATCCCCAGGGGTATGGCAGCAAGGCCACCAGCAAGCACCTGGCGGCGATCACCCGGTTGATGCTCCACGACATCCCCCAGGATCCCAGCCGCAAGGAGTTTCAGCAGGGATCCACCCTGGGGGCTGAGCATCGGCATTGGCGCAGGGCGAAGTTTTTCCAGCAATACCGGCTGTTTTTTCGCTTTCACAGCCGCTCCAAGGTGATCGTGCTCGCTTGGGTGAACGACCAACAGACCAAGCGCGCCTATGGCAGCAAGAGCGATGCCTATCGGGTGTTCCAGGCCATGCTGGCCAGCGGTCACCCACCCAACGACTGGGACAGCCAGCTGCAAGAGGCCGCAGGGTCCACAGGTCGATTCCAGCAGCTCACCGCTGAGAGCTGA
- a CDS encoding DUF5397 domain-containing protein has translation MIVARLQLSASLTSPWGHKAEAKLAAAGAARVSPPAQGTEPEQNRLELQWLTDGDPAVPSTLEKPATPVGAIKSFGPFGAKYKVGEAIQKLDDDDWMVEVVLIESGERAEYRLSRIESDPEAE, from the coding sequence ATGATCGTCGCCAGGCTCCAGCTATCGGCCTCGCTGACATCTCCATGGGGTCACAAAGCCGAGGCGAAACTGGCGGCAGCAGGAGCAGCCAGGGTGAGCCCCCCAGCCCAAGGTACGGAGCCGGAACAAAACCGACTAGAGTTGCAGTGGCTAACCGATGGAGACCCCGCAGTGCCATCAACCCTTGAAAAGCCTGCGACCCCCGTTGGCGCAATCAAGAGCTTTGGCCCATTTGGGGCTAAGTACAAAGTTGGCGAGGCTATTCAAAAACTCGACGATGATGACTGGATGGTTGAAGTCGTCTTAATCGAGAGCGGAGAACGAGCGGAATACCGGCTAAGCCGCATCGAGAGCGACCCAGAGGCCGAATAA
- a CDS encoding ParA family protein, producing the protein MSLAASYALWNNKGGVGKSTITFHLATRYAQLHPERKALVIDMCPQANVSMILLGGGQEGEDRVLQLCQVDPTPKSVVGYLATVLSGGSGAQLPHPSDFIVNPSDWNQHIPPNLLLLCGDGNLEPMAPLISERANQAALPPAEHPWKWVHSILRRFIENATSTEEDWVVFVDTNPSFSIYTEIAISGVDRLVVPVNADDASRVAVNAMFSLIYGADPPHPFYGQYTYAAKAHTHAILRPMVHLVIGNRLTQYSGSAAAYGALSDATADALYTAFQNTPQRFAQITPPPHDLDSFRTSFSVPLRDFNTAGVVAAHLGTPLSDLKERSYSVYGTNVSVDARRTGECQDAIDDVVRRL; encoded by the coding sequence ATGTCACTTGCTGCAAGCTATGCGCTGTGGAATAACAAGGGAGGGGTGGGCAAAAGTACAATCACCTTTCATCTCGCTACTCGTTACGCACAGCTTCATCCGGAGCGCAAAGCACTTGTAATTGATATGTGTCCACAGGCAAATGTATCAATGATTCTGCTCGGTGGTGGGCAAGAGGGTGAAGACAGAGTTCTTCAACTGTGCCAAGTTGATCCTACCCCAAAGTCTGTGGTGGGTTACTTGGCTACCGTCCTTTCAGGTGGCTCGGGCGCTCAGCTCCCGCACCCATCAGACTTCATAGTTAATCCTAGTGACTGGAATCAGCACATACCACCCAATCTATTGCTGCTATGTGGAGATGGCAACCTCGAACCAATGGCACCACTGATCTCCGAAAGAGCAAATCAAGCAGCGCTGCCGCCGGCAGAGCACCCTTGGAAATGGGTTCACAGCATCTTGCGTCGTTTCATCGAAAATGCCACAAGCACCGAAGAAGATTGGGTGGTCTTTGTTGATACAAATCCAAGCTTCAGTATCTACACAGAAATTGCAATATCAGGTGTCGACCGACTAGTTGTTCCTGTAAATGCTGATGATGCGTCTCGGGTAGCCGTTAATGCGATGTTTTCATTGATTTATGGAGCAGACCCTCCTCATCCATTTTATGGGCAGTACACTTATGCCGCAAAAGCCCATACACATGCCATCTTGCGCCCAATGGTGCACCTTGTCATTGGTAATCGGCTGACACAGTACTCGGGCTCAGCTGCAGCATATGGAGCACTTTCTGACGCTACAGCCGACGCTCTCTACACAGCCTTCCAAAATACACCTCAAAGATTCGCTCAAATAACACCTCCCCCACACGACTTGGACAGTTTTAGGACTTCATTCTCGGTTCCACTACGAGACTTCAATACCGCGGGAGTGGTCGCGGCCCACTTGGGCACACCCCTTTCTGATCTGAAAGAAAGAAGCTATTCAGTATATGGAACCAATGTTAGCGTCGATGCTCGTCGAACAGGCGAGTGTCAAGATGCCATCGATGATGTAGTCAGGCGACTCTGA
- a CDS encoding type II toxin-antitoxin system PrlF family antitoxin encodes MAVLPASAPAATAGDSPIEEVESALTDRYQTTVPQPVRRALGLRKRDRIRYAFRANGEVVLQRACPEPADDDPALAPFLVLLEQDIAAHPERLQPISADLAGRLQELVGGIAVDLDGPPPEDDDCMSNLPSKPIV; translated from the coding sequence ATGGCTGTTCTCCCCGCCTCTGCCCCGGCTGCCACCGCTGGAGACTCCCCGATCGAGGAGGTGGAATCGGCCCTCACCGATCGCTATCAGACCACCGTGCCGCAGCCGGTGCGGCGGGCCCTGGGGCTACGCAAGCGTGACCGAATCCGCTATGCCTTCCGTGCCAATGGCGAGGTGGTCCTGCAGCGCGCCTGCCCAGAGCCTGCAGACGACGATCCGGCGCTGGCACCCTTCCTGGTTCTGCTGGAGCAAGACATCGCCGCCCATCCCGAGCGTCTCCAGCCCATCAGCGCAGATCTGGCGGGCCGCTTGCAGGAGCTCGTGGGCGGGATTGCGGTGGATCTCGATGGTCCACCTCCAGAGGATGACGACTGCATGAGCAACCTCCCCTCGAAGCCAATCGTCTGA
- a CDS encoding C39 family peptidase — protein METKAPGRAPAPAVLRHPNPLVGVPRFNQRDSAQLSQRDRTCFSSSCAMLLEAIKPGTLKGANGDDQYLAVVQHLGVADDEQRTSGDTTDANAQLRALAHFGVTARMVQNADFQLIVQQINRGILVPCGYIHRGPVERPTGSGHWLIVYGHTPTHVVVNDPWGEPDLIHGTTLNVKGMGLRFSRLNYRFAGLRLREALDGGADRRRCLWLCPGQGLGGGGGRHPLRRHSRAAPIRCSIFAARSQLEALVEAAAPSL, from the coding sequence GTGGAGACCAAGGCTCCGGGTCGGGCTCCTGCTCCGGCCGTTCTGCGCCACCCCAACCCGCTGGTGGGAGTGCCCCGGTTCAATCAGCGCGATTCCGCCCAGCTGTCCCAGCGCGATCGCACCTGCTTCTCCTCCAGCTGCGCCATGCTCCTGGAGGCCATCAAGCCCGGCACGCTCAAGGGCGCCAATGGCGACGACCAGTACCTGGCGGTGGTGCAGCACCTCGGCGTCGCAGACGACGAGCAGAGAACCAGTGGCGACACCACCGACGCCAACGCCCAGCTGCGTGCCCTCGCCCATTTCGGCGTCACGGCCCGGATGGTGCAGAACGCTGACTTCCAGCTGATCGTGCAGCAGATCAACCGTGGCATCCTGGTCCCCTGCGGCTACATCCACCGGGGCCCGGTCGAGCGGCCCACCGGCTCAGGGCACTGGCTGATCGTCTATGGCCACACCCCCACCCATGTGGTGGTGAACGACCCCTGGGGGGAGCCCGATCTGATCCACGGCACCACCCTCAACGTCAAGGGGATGGGGCTGCGGTTCAGCCGGCTGAATTACCGCTTCGCGGGCCTGCGGCTACGGGAAGCGCTGGATGGTGGAGCCGATCGGCGGCGGTGCCTATGGCTATGCCCCGGGCAGGGGCTGGGCGGTGGTGGTGGGCGCCATCCTCTGAGGCGCCACAGCAGAGCAGCGCCGATCAGGTGTTCCATCTTTGCTGCGCGCTCACAGCTGGAGGCGCTGGTGGAGGCTGCAGCCCCTTCTCTCTGA